A stretch of Roseovarius sp. M141 DNA encodes these proteins:
- a CDS encoding FAD-dependent oxidoreductase translates to MKNDPLLEPFQLRHLTLRNRIMSTAHAPSYEEGGHPRDRYRLYHEEKAKGGVGLTIIGGSTNIAPDSPSVFGQLYAGDDSIIPWFQKLTDGVRSHGAAVMCQITHMGRRTAWDDGHWLPVAGPSVTRERAHRSFPKVMETEDINRIIAQFADAAKRCQQGGFDGIELLSHSHLLGQFLSPLINKRDDDYGGTLDNRLRLTMQVLEAVREAVGPDLILGMRVTGDELAKGGLDADDCVQIAEKIAATGAVDFLNILAGAPYDDLGLAGWVPPMGMPSAPHLTVAGRIRRAVDLPIFHAGGVADIATARHAVADGHVDLIGMTRAHMADPYLVAKLARGDEDRIRPCVGLGYCVDRVNQGKAAVCGHNAATGREAVMPHLITNAEATKKVVVVGGGPAGLEAARICAVRGHDVVLFEASARLGGQLKLASTGMTRRQIWGVADWLIAEVAQLGVDIRMNAYVEAEEVEAERPDVALIATGGWPDAPAIDGAALTASSWDVLSGEARLHGDVLLFDDVGDHPALVCADVMARMGCAVQHVSPDRATAHDLGPTNSAVVLRDLAKQGVSFTCFQDLIGVAQAGNRKEVTLRHVLTGETSVYVVDHVVVEHGVTPMNALYHELKAGSRNLGQIDQTAMVKGLPPLKPTQETGQYLLARIGDAVAGRNIHAALYDALRICKDI, encoded by the coding sequence ATGAAAAACGATCCTCTTCTTGAACCCTTCCAGTTGCGTCATCTTACCCTGCGCAACCGCATCATGAGCACGGCGCATGCCCCGTCCTATGAGGAAGGCGGGCATCCGCGGGATCGGTATCGGTTGTATCATGAGGAAAAGGCAAAGGGTGGCGTCGGCCTGACGATCATCGGCGGCTCCACCAATATCGCACCCGACAGCCCGTCGGTGTTTGGCCAGCTTTACGCAGGCGACGACAGCATCATCCCGTGGTTCCAAAAGCTGACGGATGGGGTACGCTCGCATGGCGCGGCTGTGATGTGCCAGATCACCCATATGGGGCGCAGGACCGCATGGGATGATGGCCATTGGTTACCGGTCGCGGGGCCTTCGGTCACACGCGAACGGGCGCATCGCTCCTTTCCCAAGGTAATGGAAACCGAGGACATCAATCGCATCATTGCCCAGTTCGCTGATGCGGCGAAACGCTGCCAGCAAGGCGGTTTTGACGGGATTGAACTGCTGTCCCACTCGCATCTTCTGGGACAGTTTCTGTCGCCGCTGATCAACAAACGTGACGACGATTACGGCGGCACGCTGGACAATCGGTTGCGGTTGACAATGCAGGTTCTGGAGGCTGTGCGCGAGGCCGTGGGGCCGGACCTCATTCTGGGTATGCGCGTCACGGGGGACGAACTGGCCAAAGGTGGACTGGATGCAGATGACTGCGTGCAGATCGCCGAAAAGATCGCCGCGACCGGCGCTGTCGATTTCCTAAATATCCTCGCGGGCGCGCCATATGACGACCTTGGGCTGGCGGGATGGGTGCCGCCGATGGGCATGCCTTCGGCGCCGCACCTGACGGTGGCTGGCCGTATTCGCCGCGCTGTCGATCTGCCGATTTTCCATGCCGGCGGCGTGGCTGACATCGCCACGGCGCGGCATGCCGTCGCGGACGGCCATGTCGATCTGATCGGTATGACCCGCGCGCACATGGCCGATCCCTATCTGGTGGCAAAGCTGGCGCGCGGCGACGAGGATCGCATCCGCCCCTGCGTCGGCCTTGGCTATTGCGTCGACCGCGTGAACCAAGGCAAGGCGGCTGTGTGCGGGCACAACGCGGCGACAGGGCGCGAAGCTGTAATGCCGCATCTGATCACAAATGCGGAGGCCACGAAAAAGGTCGTCGTCGTGGGCGGTGGACCCGCAGGGCTGGAGGCGGCGCGCATCTGTGCAGTGCGCGGTCACGACGTTGTATTGTTCGAAGCCAGCGCCCGTTTGGGCGGGCAGTTGAAGCTTGCAAGCACCGGCATGACCCGCCGCCAGATCTGGGGTGTCGCGGATTGGCTAATCGCCGAAGTTGCGCAGCTTGGCGTCGATATCCGCATGAATGCCTACGTCGAAGCAGAAGAGGTAGAGGCCGAGCGCCCTGACGTGGCCCTCATCGCGACAGGCGGCTGGCCTGACGCGCCCGCAATTGACGGCGCCGCGTTGACCGCCTCTTCTTGGGACGTCCTGTCGGGTGAGGCGCGTCTGCACGGTGACGTTCTGTTGTTCGATGACGTGGGTGATCACCCTGCATTGGTCTGCGCCGACGTCATGGCGCGCATGGGCTGTGCGGTGCAGCATGTGTCACCCGACCGGGCAACTGCGCATGATCTGGGGCCGACCAACTCGGCCGTGGTGTTGCGCGACCTTGCCAAACAAGGTGTGAGCTTCACCTGCTTTCAGGACCTGATCGGTGTGGCGCAGGCGGGCAACCGAAAAGAGGTGACATTGCGCCATGTGCTGACCGGTGAAACGTCCGTGTACGTGGTCGATCATGTGGTGGTCGAACACGGGGTGACACCAATGAACGCCCTCTATCACGAGCTCAAGGCCGGATCGCGCAACCTTGGCCAGATAGATCAAACCGCGATGGTCAAAGGGCTGCCTCCGCTCAAGCCAACGCAGGAGACAGGGCAATACCTTCTCGCGCGGATCGGCGATGCGGTGGCCGGGCGTAATATCCACGCCGCCCTTTATGATGCCCTGCGGATTTGCAAGGATATCTAA
- a CDS encoding GlxA family transcriptional regulator, whose translation MPCGFARISKPLCSARPHVTETGPESPQHFQFLLVENFSHLAFSCAVEPLRIANHVAKAELYRWSFASQDGEFARASNGSETRVSLSFKDAGRADYVFALSGLGVQSATTTSLLAALRRGRAHGARIGALCSGAYILAEAGLLDQQKAAIHWDYHDSFMEEFPEVGLSRNVFVSDAPVITASGGTATADLMLFLIAQSHGDDLAIEVADQMVYNAVRDADAAQRVSLQSRHGIRNEHLTRAIQLMNDSIDDPRPPSVIARELGISGRQMERLFGRYLNCSPKKYYVDLRLQKAQRLLVQTDMSVTEVAFATGFNSPTHFSKTYRVQFGVSPKDQRTKIE comes from the coding sequence ATGCCCTGCGGATTTGCAAGGATATCTAAGCCCCTTTGCTCCGCGAGGCCTCACGTGACCGAAACCGGCCCTGAATCCCCCCAGCACTTCCAGTTCCTCCTGGTCGAGAATTTCTCGCATCTTGCGTTCTCCTGCGCGGTCGAGCCTTTGCGGATCGCCAATCATGTCGCCAAAGCAGAACTGTATCGTTGGTCTTTCGCGTCACAGGATGGCGAATTCGCCCGCGCCTCGAATGGATCAGAAACCCGCGTTTCACTCAGCTTCAAGGATGCGGGCAGGGCTGATTATGTGTTCGCGTTGTCTGGTCTGGGTGTGCAAAGCGCGACAACGACCAGTCTCCTGGCAGCCCTCAGGCGTGGCCGCGCGCATGGTGCGCGCATAGGTGCGCTGTGTTCGGGTGCGTATATTCTGGCAGAAGCAGGATTGCTGGACCAGCAAAAGGCCGCCATCCATTGGGATTACCATGACAGTTTCATGGAAGAATTCCCCGAGGTGGGACTCAGCCGGAACGTTTTTGTTTCTGACGCCCCCGTCATTACCGCCTCTGGCGGGACGGCGACCGCCGATTTGATGCTGTTCCTGATTGCGCAAAGCCACGGTGATGACCTCGCGATAGAGGTGGCCGATCAGATGGTTTACAATGCCGTGCGCGATGCGGACGCGGCGCAACGCGTTTCGCTCCAATCGCGTCATGGTATCAGAAACGAACACCTGACACGCGCCATTCAATTGATGAACGACAGCATCGATGATCCGCGTCCACCGTCGGTGATTGCGCGCGAACTTGGAATATCAGGGCGGCAGATGGAGCGCCTGTTCGGGCGCTACCTGAATTGCTCTCCCAAAAAATACTATGTCGATTTACGCCTGCAAAAGGCGCAAAGGCTTTTGGTTCAGACCGATATGTCGGTCACAGAGGTTGCCTTTGCCACGGGCTTCAATTCACCAACGCATTTCTCCAAGACGTACCGCGTTCAATTTGGCGTCTCGCCAAAAGATCAAAGAACCAAGATCGAATAG
- a CDS encoding PhoX family phosphatase yields the protein MKHQDIANLSWDEYDELRDPRPDNNGFDAIVERSLSRRGFLGGALVFGSGAAVMGAGLFSSATSARAQASAFAFQPIGIATDFELHVPQGYQWKVLVRWGDALFSDAEGAYSPESGVPAGLSDRVFGENTDGMETFVDGDKIILTINSEYANPEINLPADTGGVPQSADQVQMLKNIQGVTVLEISDQGDGYQVVVDSPYNRRITHETLMTMDGPADGSDLVRTNADPEGKSPRGTMNNCGSGKTLWGTYLTCEENFNGYFGVTGERQPTEGETRYGIGGEGRYAYEKFDERFDLSKEPNEPNRHGWVTEIDPLDPQSTPVKHTALGRFKHENAEMVQASDGRIVVYMGDDERGEFIYKYVSNRTWTEGQPTDGLLNDGTLYVAKFNDDMSGEWLPLTPETTGMDMAEMLVFARMAGSKVGATTMDRPEWIAVNPLRVEAYCALTNNKNRGVKPNAGGDETPVDGPNPRETNNFGQIVRWRPTGEDHGAVDFTWDLYVMAGNPAIYDNKYAGSDNVNEGNMFNSPDGMAFSSDGMLWIQTDGDDSNEGEFEGQGNNQMLVGDPETGEIARFLTAPNGAEVTGLTWSPDRKTAIVGIQHPGGSWPDNVGKPRSSVIAVWRDDGAAIG from the coding sequence ATGAAACATCAAGATATCGCAAATCTCTCTTGGGACGAATACGACGAACTGCGCGACCCGCGCCCGGATAACAACGGCTTTGACGCTATTGTCGAACGCTCGCTCTCGCGTCGTGGGTTCTTGGGCGGGGCCCTGGTATTTGGATCGGGAGCCGCCGTAATGGGGGCGGGCCTGTTCAGTTCAGCCACGTCTGCGCGGGCGCAGGCATCTGCATTTGCGTTCCAGCCCATTGGCATTGCCACCGATTTCGAATTGCATGTACCGCAAGGCTATCAGTGGAAAGTTCTGGTGCGCTGGGGCGACGCGCTCTTTTCGGACGCCGAGGGGGCCTATTCGCCCGAAAGCGGCGTCCCGGCTGGCTTGTCGGACAGGGTCTTTGGCGAAAACACAGACGGGATGGAAACGTTTGTCGATGGCGACAAGATCATCCTGACGATCAACTCAGAATACGCGAACCCCGAGATCAACCTGCCAGCCGACACCGGCGGTGTGCCGCAATCTGCCGATCAGGTGCAGATGCTAAAGAATATACAGGGCGTGACTGTTCTAGAAATCTCGGATCAGGGCGACGGATACCAGGTTGTTGTGGATAGCCCTTATAACCGGCGCATTACGCATGAAACGCTAATGACCATGGATGGGCCAGCCGATGGTTCGGACCTTGTTCGCACCAACGCGGATCCCGAAGGTAAATCCCCCAGAGGCACGATGAACAATTGCGGTTCTGGCAAGACGCTGTGGGGCACCTATCTAACCTGCGAAGAAAACTTCAATGGTTACTTTGGCGTCACGGGTGAGCGTCAGCCGACCGAGGGCGAAACCCGCTACGGTATCGGGGGTGAAGGTCGCTATGCCTACGAAAAATTCGATGAGCGGTTCGATCTTTCCAAGGAGCCGAACGAGCCAAACCGCCATGGATGGGTAACCGAAATCGATCCGTTGGACCCACAATCCACCCCTGTCAAACACACTGCTTTGGGGCGTTTCAAGCACGAGAATGCCGAGATGGTGCAAGCCAGCGATGGCCGGATTGTCGTATACATGGGCGATGATGAGCGCGGTGAGTTTATCTATAAATACGTTTCCAACAGGACGTGGACGGAAGGTCAGCCAACCGACGGCCTGCTAAACGACGGCACGCTGTACGTAGCAAAGTTTAACGACGATATGTCCGGCGAGTGGCTCCCGCTGACGCCCGAAACGACCGGTATGGACATGGCCGAGATGCTGGTGTTCGCCCGCATGGCTGGCTCCAAGGTCGGGGCGACGACGATGGACCGCCCCGAATGGATCGCAGTCAATCCGCTGCGCGTCGAGGCGTATTGCGCACTGACCAACAACAAGAATCGTGGCGTCAAGCCGAACGCAGGCGGTGACGAAACGCCGGTCGACGGTCCCAACCCTCGCGAGACCAATAATTTTGGTCAGATTGTTCGCTGGCGTCCCACCGGCGAAGATCATGGTGCGGTTGATTTCACGTGGGATCTGTATGTCATGGCAGGCAATCCCGCCATTTACGATAACAAGTATGCCGGCTCTGACAACGTGAACGAAGGTAACATGTTCAATTCGCCCGACGGCATGGCATTTTCCTCTGACGGCATGCTGTGGATCCAGACAGATGGCGACGACAGCAACGAGGGCGAGTTCGAAGGTCAGGGGAACAATCAGATGCTGGTTGGTGACCCCGAAACCGGAGAGATCGCACGCTTTCTTACCGCGCCCAATGGCGCCGAGGTGACTGGCTTGACATGGTCACCCGACCGCAAGACAGCCATTGTAGGCATCCAGCATCCGGGCGGTTCGTGGCCCGACAATGTCGGCAAGCCGCGTTCGTCGGTCATTGCCGTCTGGCGCGACGATGGCGCAGCAATTGGCTGA